The following are encoded in a window of Carassius auratus strain Wakin chromosome 6, ASM336829v1, whole genome shotgun sequence genomic DNA:
- the gca gene encoding sorcin codes for MAYPGYNNFGGSPMQGIPAQGMGMPGGPAQCMAMPGVPAAGGYPAQPYGGYPGAFPAQDPMWGYFTAIAGQDGEVDAEELQRCLTQAGFSGTYTPFSLETCRIMIAMLDRDHTGKMGFNEFKELFAVLNGWKQNFVMVDRDRSGTVEPHEMSQCIANMGFRISPQALNAIIKRYSRSGKIYFDDYVACCVKLRALTDNFRRRDTMQQGMVNFQYDDFILCTMSL; via the exons ATGGCGTATCCAGGATATAACAAT TTTGGTGGTTCACCAATGCAAGGAATTCCTGCTCAGGGTATGGGAATGCCAGGAGGTCCTGCTCAGTGTATGGCAATGCCAGGGGTTCCTGCGGCAGGTGGTTACCCAGCACAGCCATATGGGGGTTACCCTGGGGCATTTCCTGCTCAGGACCCAATGTGGGGCTATTTCACAGCAATCGCTGGTCAG GATGGTGAAGTTGATGCTGAAGAACTTCAAAGGTGCCTCACCCAGGCTGGATTCAGTGGCACCTACACTC CCTTCAGTTTGGAAACCTGCAGGATTATGATTGCCATGCTGGAT AGAGATCACACTGGAAAGATGGGTTTCAATGAGTTTAAAGAACTCTTTGCAGTGCTAAACGGCTGGAAGCAGAACTTCGTAATGGTGGACAGGGACCGCAGTGGAACAGTGGAACCTCATGAGATGTCTCAGTGCATTGCTAACATGG GCTTCCGAATCAGCCCTCAGGCTCTGAACGCAATCATCAAACGTTACAGCAGGTCAGGAAAGATCTACTTTGATGATTATGTGGCCTGTTGTGTGAAGCTAAGGGCACTTACAG acaACTTCAGGAGGAGAGATACTATGCAGCAAGGAATGGTGAACTTCCAGTATGATGAT TTCATCTTGTGTACTATGTCTCTCTAA